One Clarias gariepinus isolate MV-2021 ecotype Netherlands chromosome 5, CGAR_prim_01v2, whole genome shotgun sequence genomic region harbors:
- the mcf2lb gene encoding guanine nucleotide exchange factor DBS isoform X1, translating to MDVPHRRRSVHIPLKEAEKYHRLTLCCRHLYNEIMQKETSPVCAADIMTELKKKFALLPGGRGQDGSPIIIFPEYPLFGELSDQEFHSVLKYVTSIPSLSAAGVGFILVIDRRQDRWACLKATLLRISSGFPSNLRLVLVLRPHTLLQRTLSDIFFKFHGDDFKMKVPVIMLSSVAELHSYIERSQLTQELGGTQHYCHDTWISHRTDIEGFAVLVKRMTQRLQVFGRELAETELPNTALAANNLLNTHSSKKDSMKEELAEALGQGREILGNIREPVRRDPDSTLNPDQLENLATVHRLMSQLNESSLAFDEFWLQHQKKLELSLQLCQFEHNFQQVSAEMKIVTKRLAAFSHVGISQAHTEHLLKELTDQEDISFELLDRMTTLITEGQHFLDSCEDSDDNVRMKCADLQNTREKLVEMLKAKRGLLLQASELHQKLQIVSKWCDDGIYMLASQQLDKCQSQEGAESALQELECYMETANELQQWDVCMFCQEYESVLTTELKEQVERVFEKRTLLQEMIEKRRVSLKKLAAKQTRPVQPVAPTPEAIKSPPSSPALRHCGKTYASTDSQSEYNEPSSEQNNGGDRTASVSDEEENLAVLRRHVMNELLETERAYVEELLCVLQGYAAEMDNPAMASSIPAALQNKKNVLFGNMQEIYFFHKTIFLRELETYTDHPELVGRCFLERMGDLQIYEKYCHNKPRSESLWRQCSDCAFFQECQKKLEHKLGLDSYLLKPVQRITKYQLLLKELIKYSKGCEGVVELQAALSSLLGILKAVNDSMHLIAINGYEGNLGDLGRLLMQGSFSVWAEHKRGPVKMMELARFKPMQRHLFLHEKALLFCKKREENGEGYEKAPSYSFKQELSMSAIGITEHAKGDNKKFEIWLNSRDEVYTVQAASEEIKTTWVREIRKLLTGQLEAYREASQQKTTANLTAEDNSTERPVDVNGEIENQRTDEEGGNEPSSTSDKKPQERATRSFSSSDTRPKRQDIKSDPTPLETGSHPNLSGVRRLSTSSLFQNRRKGLLKGSVSLDTCMEHRGFFTSEDQVTAEPKEEQENKLNFDHLNAADEETKVTES from the exons ATGAAATTATGCAAAAAGAGACAAGTCCAGTCTGTGCTGCGGACATCATGACTGAGCTTAAGAAGAAGTTTGCTCTTCTGCCtg GTGGCAGAGGCCAGGATGGCAGCCCTATCATCATCTTCCCAGAATACCCGTTATTTGGTGAGCTCAGCGATCAAGAATTTCACAGTGTTCTCAAATATGTGACAAGTATTCCCAG TTTGAGTGCAGCAGGGGTGGGCTTCATCTTAGTGATTGACAGACGCCAGGATCGCTGGGCTTGTTTGAAAGCTACATTACTCCGCATTTCT AGTGGCTTTCCAAGTAACCTACGGCTGGTTTTGGTGTTGCGTCCCCACACACTCCTCCAGCGCACTCTTTCagatattttctttaaattccaTGGAGACGATTTCAAAATGAAAGTGCCA GTTATCATGCTGAGCTCAGTGGCTGAGCTACATTCTTATATAGAGCGAAGTCAGCTGACCCAAGAACTAGGTGGCACTCAGCATTATTGCCACGACACCTGGATTTCTCACCGAACA GACATAGAAGGCTTTGCTGTGTTAGTGAAGAGGATGACACAAAGACTGCAGGTATTTGGTAGGGAACTGGCAGAGACTGAGCTCCCCAACACCGCTCTAGCAGCCAACAATCTGctcaacacacacagcagcaagAAAGATAGTATGAAG GAGGAGCTGGCAGAAGCTCTGGGCCAAGGACGGGAGATCTTGGGGAACATCCGTGAACCAGTGCGTAGGGATCCAGACAGCACTCTGAACCCGGACCAGCTGGAGAACTTGGCCACTGTGCATAG acttatgTCTCAGTTAAATGAGAGCTCATTAGCATTTGATGAGTTCTGGCTACAGCATCAGAAGAAGCTGGAACTGTCCTTGCAACTCTGCCAGTTTGAACACAACTTTCAGCAG GTGtccgcagaaatgaagatagtGACTAAAAGACTGGCTGCTTTCTCACATGTAGGAATAAGCCAAGCCCACACAGAACATCTCCTCAAAGAACTAACTGACCAGGAAGACATATCATTT gAACTTCTGGACAGGATGACAACCCTGATTACTGAAGGCCAACATTTTCTTGACAGCTGTGAAGACAGTGATGATAATGTTAGGATGAAGTGTGCTGACCTGCAAAACACCAGAGAGAAACTTGTGGAGATGCTCAAAGCTAAAAGAGGTCTGCTACTACAGGCCAGCGAGCTCCACCAGAAACTGCAGATT gtgaGTAAATGGTGTGACGATGGTATTTACATGCTGGCGTCTCAGCAGCTTGACAAGTGTCAGTCACAGGAGGGGGCGGAGTCCGCACTGCAGGAGCTGGAGTGCTACATGGAGACAGCCAACGAGCTGCAGCAGTGGGATGTGTGTATGTTCTGTCAAGAGTATGAAAGTGTGTTAACCACAGAGCTGAAG GAACAAGTAGAGCGAGTGtttgaaaagaggactttgctACAGGAGATGATTGAAAAAAGGAGGGTCAGTTTAAAAAAGCTAGCAGCCAAACAGACACGCCCAGTCCAGCCTGTAGCTCCGACACCTGAAGCTATTAAATCACCTCCATCTTCACCAG CTCTTAGACATTGTGGAAAGACCTATGCTAGTACCGACTCACAAAGTGAATATAATGAA CCGTCCTCTGAGCAAAATAATGGAGGCGACCGTACAGCTTCGGTGTCGGATGAGGAGGAAAACCTGGCTGTACTCCGCAG GCATGTAATGAATGAGCTGCTGGAAACAGAAAGAGCATATGTTGAAGAACTTCTGTGTGTTCTACAG GGCTATGCTGCTGAGATGGACAACCCTGCCATGGCATCCAGCATTCCCGCTGCCCTGCAGAACAAAAAGAATGTGCTGTTTGGCAACATGCAGGAGATCTACTTCTTTCACAAAAC GATATTTCTGAGAGAGTTGGAGACTTACACAGACCACCCTGAGCTTGTGGGCCGCTGTTTTCTGGAGAGG ATGGGAGACTTGCAGATTTATGAGAAATACTGCCACAATAAACCTCGATCTGAGAGTTTGTGGAGACAGTGCTCAGACTGTGCATTCTTTCAG GAATGTCAGAAGAAGCTGGAACACAAGCTGGGATTGGACTCTTACCTACTGAAGCCTGTTCAGAGAATTACAAAATACCAACTCTTACTGAAG GAGctaattaaatacagtaaagGCTGTGAGGGTGTAGTGGAGCTGCAGGCAGCTCTCTCATCTTTACTGGGAATTCTGAAGGCTGTCAATGATTCAATGCACCTCATAGCCATCAACGGATATGAG GGTAACCTTGGCGACCTGGGCCGGCTGTTAATGCAGGGTTCGTTTAGTGTGTGGGCAGAACACAAGCGAGGCCCTGTGAAGATGATGGAGCTGGCACGTTTCAAGCCGATGCAGAGGCACCTGTTCCTACATGAGAAAGCTCTGCTCTTTTGTAAGAAACGTGAGGAAAACGGTGAAGGTTATGAAAAAGCGCCGTCCTACAGCTTCAAACAGGAGCTGAGC atgaGTGCCATTGGAATCACTGAACATGCCAAAGGAGACAATAAAAAGTTTGAGATCTGGTTAAACTCCAGAGATGAGGTGTACACTGTGCAG GCAGCATCTGAAGAGATTAAGACTACCTGGGTGAGAGAAATCCGGAAACTTCTAACAGGACAGCTGGAGGCTTACAGGg AAGCTAGCCAGCAGAAGACTACTGCTAACTTAACTGCAGAAGACAATTCAACTGAAAG ACCTGTAGATGTGAATGGGGAAATCGAGAACCAAAGGACAGATGAGGAAGGAGGCAATGAACCTAGCAGCACAAGTGACAAAAAACCACAAGAGAGAGCAACAA GGTCTTTCTCCAGCTCTGACACAAGGCCCAAGCGACAAGATATCAAAAGTGACCCGACACCTTTAG AAACAGGGTCACACCCCAATTTAAGTGGAGTCAGGCGCTTAAGTACATCGAGCCTGTTTCAGAATCGTAGGAAAG GATTGCTAAAAGGTTCGGTCTCACTGGATACTTGTATGGAGCACCGTGGATTTTTCACCTCTGAAGATCAAGTGACTGCAGAGCCGAAAGAGGAACAAGAAAATAAGCTT AACTTTGACCATCTGAATGCTGCAGATGAAGAAACAAAAGTGACAGAATCTTAA